GACGCCCTGGTAGTCGAAGTGGACCACGTCGCTCGAGCCGAGCCAGCGGAAGCCCTGGCCCTGCAGCCGGGCCTTCCACGTCGAGTACGCCGGCACGTCGATCGCGACGCCCGACTCGTGGTTCGAGCGGCCGGGCCGGGCCGCCAGGCTGACGACGCTGGTGCAGCGCCCGTGCGTGTACCAGTAGTAGAGGACGTACTGCTGCGCCGTGGCGCGGGTGCTCGAGGAGATCGTGATCGGGCTGCCGCCGGTCGCGGCCCGGAGCCCGCGCGCAGCGCCGACGTTGAGCTGCGGCAGCGCGCCTGCGCCGAGGCTGACGCCCGGGATGTCGGCGATCGACGTCAACGTGTCGGGCCGCAGGCAGTTCACCTCGGCCAGGAGCTGCTGCGCCAGCGGCTTCACGCCGGCGGTGCTGCACGCGGTGCGGGCCACATCGCCGACGGTGGCGCCGACCGCGAACACGTTGCGATCCGGCACGTCCGGATCGCTGAGGAAGATGTCCTCCTCGTTGTCGTCGTCGACGTAGCCGTCGACCGTGACGTCGGTGGCGCAGGCGGTGAGGGACACCAGCAGGAGGGCGAGAGCGCGACGAGCGAGACGCATCCCGGGCCCTATCGCAACCCGAGTGCCAGCGGTAAGCGCTCGGAACCCCGTCGGAGCCGATGTAGGCCTGATGTGCACTGTCTGCGATCGTCGGCGATCGGCGCGGACGATCGTGTGCAGGTGACGAGGTAGGACAGGGTGCGCATGGCCGGGCCTTGAACCAACGTTCGCTCGACCGACGGACGCGACGCGCAGCGTCGAGCGCTCGCTGCCACGCTGGCCGCGCCGACCTGGCACACCGACGACAGTTGACCCCGGACAGGTGACCCCACCGCGGGTGGTGGGCCATGTCGTACACGTGGAATCGCGCGCCGAGATGCCAGTCAGCGATGGTCGCGACCCGAGGCGGCCCTTTCGTTCGTGGCACGGATCGTGATTCAATAAGACTGTCGACTCTTTTTCGGGGGACCCAACATGAAGTTTCGCCGCGTCCTGACCGCCGTCCTGTTCGTCGCCCTCGCCGCCTGTGGCGGCACCGGCGACGACACCACCAACCCGCCCGCCACTGACACTGACGGCGACGGCATCTCCGACGCCGACGAGGGCGCCGCGACCAACATCGACACCGACGGCGACGGCACACCCGACTACCAGGACGCCGACTCGGACGGCGACGGCATCGAGGACTACCGCGAGGGCGGCGACGCCGACCCGGCGACGGCGCCGGTCGACTCCGACGGCGACGGCACCCCCGACTTCCGCGACACCGACTCCGACAACAACGGCCGCCCCGACGGCGTCGACGGCGCCGGCGACCTCGACGGCGACGGCCAGGCCGACTTCCAGGACCCCGACGACGACGGCGACGGCATCCCCGACGGCGTCGAGCTCGGCTCCGACCCGCTCAACCCGGTCAACACCGACGGGACCGACGCGCCCGACTTCCAGGACACCGACTCCGACAACGACACCATCCTCGATCGCGACGACGGCGTCATCGACTACGACGGCGACACCATCGGCAACTGGCGCGACACCGACTCCGACGGCGACTGCCGCAGCGATCAGGTCGAGTCGGGCGGCGTCAGCCCGCCGCGCGACACCGACGGCGACAGCCGCCCCGACTTCAACGACCTCGACAGCGACGACGACGGCCTGCTCGACAGCGCCGAGGATCTCAACTGCAACGGCGTCCGCGACGGCACCGAGACCGACGCCGGCAACGCCGACACGGACGGCGACGGCGTCAGCGACCTGATCGAGGCCGCGGCCGGCACCGACGCCAACGATCCGCTGGACAACCCCCAGGCCAACGGCGACTTCGTGTTCATCGAGCCGTACCAGGCGCCGCAGTTCCCCACCGACGACGACCTCGACTTCTCCAGCCGCCTCCAGGCGCTCGACATGTACGTCATCATCGATCGCTCGGGCTCGATGTCGACCGAGATCGCCGCGGTCCGCAACAACCTGGCGACCGCGGTGCGCAACCTGACCTGCCCGCCGCTGGGCACCGGCGACCCCGCGACCTGCATCCCGGATCTGTGGGCCGGCGCCGGCACCGTCGGCTACTCCGGCAGCGGCGCGAACACCTACAGCAACCACGTCGATCTGCAGCCCCTGCCCAGCTTCGCGGCGATCCCGACCACCGAGCCCGCCGGCTGCTGCGCCGAGCCGCTGAACTTCTCGGTGTTCGCCGCGATCACCGGCAACGGCACCGCCGCCGCCACCGGCTGCGGCCTGTCGGGCGTGAACCCCCGCGCGACCTGCGCCGGCTCGCCGGCCGCCAACGCTGGCTACCCGACCTTCGGCTACCCGTGCTTCCGCGAGGGCGCGCTGCCGGTGATCCTGCTCGCCACCGACGAGCAGCCGCTCAGCGCCGGCGACACCAACAAGTGCCCGAACTGGAACACCGTCGTGCTGCCCCAGATGACCAGCCGCAGCGCGCGCCTGGTGGGCATCCTCGGCAGCGGCTTCGCCGCCAACACCGACGTCGACCTGCGCGCCATGGCCACCGCCACCGGCGCGGTCGACGCCGCCGCCGGCAACGCGCCGCTGGTCTTCGACGGCGCCGGCGCCAACGCCGCGACCGCGATCGAGAACGGCATCCGCACGCTCGCGAACGGCGTGCCCCTCGACCTCGCCGCCGGCACCAGCGACGACCCGTCCGACGCCGTCGACGCGGTCGCCGCGTTCGTCGATCACCTGGAGACCCTGCAGCTCGGCACCGCGGCCTGCGCCAACATGCTGACCGATCGCGACAGCAACGGCGACGGCTTCCGCGACGCCTACGACAACGTCCGCGCCGGCACCCCGGTGTGCTGGAAGCTGTTCTCGAAGGTGAACAACGCGGTCCCGGCCACCGACCAGCCGCAGCTGTTCAAGGCCACGGTCACCGTGACCGGCGACGGCGTCACGGTGCTCGACACGCGCGACGTCTACTTCCTGGTGCCGCCCGAGCCCCAGGATCCGCCGATCAACTGATCACAGCGGCGCCGTCCGACGCGGCTGGGCGGGACGCGCGGGCTGGGCGGGACGCGCGGATGGGCGGGCTGGGCGGGACGCTCGGCATGGGCGGGATGCTCGGTGCGCCGCGGGTCTGTCGCCCGCGGCGAGGCGATGGCACACTGCCGCCGATGAAGGCGAAAGACATCGCGACGCGCCTGCTCCGGCTGGCGGGCTGGGAGATCGAGGGCGAGGTGCCGCGGGTCGCGAAGTGCGTGGCGCTGGGCGTGCCGCACACCAGCAACTGGGACGGCGTGCTGATGATCGCGATGGCCGTCGCCGGTGACATCGACATGTCGTTCATGATCAAGGACGACTGGCTGCGCGGCCCGCTGGGTCCGCTCATGCGCAGGCTCGGCGCGATCGGCATCGATCGCACCAAGGCCAACAACGTGGTCCAGGGGATGATCGACGAGCTGCGCCGCCGTGACCGGCTGTGGCTGGTGATCCCGCCCGAGGGCACGCGCGGCCACACCGACTACTGGAAGTCGGGCTTCTATCACATCGCGCTGGGCGCCGGCGTCCCGATCCTGCCGGGCTACATGGACTACAAGCGCAAGCGCATGGGCATCGGCGCGCCCATCGAGCTGACCGGCGACATCGGCCTCGACATGGATCGGATCCGCGCGTTCTACGCCGCCAAGGCCCCGACCGGCCACGTCCCCGCCGACTTCGGCCCGATCCGGCTGCGCGACGAGCCCACGATCAACTGAGTTCCAGAGGGTTCGTCGCCGAACCCTCCCCCGTCGGGGGCAAGCCCCGACAGGGCCCCCACCCGAGGCGCGAGACTCCCGGCGCGCGGACCGGTGCTCGACCGAAAAACTACAAGCTCTGATTCTGAGCTCCCGAGAGTTCGTGGCCGAACACCCACGACGCGAGACGCCCGGCGCGTGGACCAGGCCGGGGCACGCCACGGTCGGCGCGCTCGACCGGGCCAGCCCACCGACGACCACCCACGACGCGAGACGCTCGCCGCGTGGACCGGCGCTCGACCGAAAAGTTGAAGCGCTGCGTGTCCGGGCCGGCCGGTCGCCAGGCCGCCGGTCGTCGCCCCGCCACGACATCGCGATCCCCGCCGGCCCGGAGTTGGGCTACCGTCGGGGCGGGGATGATGGCAGACGAAGAGCGTCCGGCCCGCAGTCGCTACGAGCACCGCGGACACCTCGGCAGCGGCAGCTTCGGCACCGTCGACCGCGTCTACGACCGCAGCCGCGGTCGCGAGGTGGCGCTCAAGCGCCTGCACGGCACCGACGGCGCCGCGATCTACCGGTTCAAGCGCGAGTTCCGCTCGCTGGTCGGCCTGGCGCACCCCAACCTCGTCGACCTCTACGAGCTGGACTGCGTCGACGACGAGTGGCTGTTCACGATGGAGCTGATCGACGGCGTGCGCTTCGACCAGTGGGTGCGGCCCGATCCCGAGGCGCCGCTCGACCGCGCCCGCGCACTCGACGCGTTCGGGCAGCTCGCCGACGCGGTGCTGGCGCTGCACCACCTCGGCAAGCTCCACCGCGACCTCAAGCCGTCGAACGTCCTCGTCGACGTCGCCGGCCGGGTCGTGCTGCTCGACTTCGGGCTGGTGTCCGATCCCGACACGCCCGAGCCGCCCGCGACGCGACCGGTGGGCACCGCGGCGTACATGTCGCCGGAGCAGGGCGCCCGGATGCCGTTGACGCCGGCCAGCGACTGGTACGCCGTCGGGGTCATGCTGTACGAGGCGCTCACCGCCCAGCGCCCGTTCCACGGCCGGGCCGACGAGGTGCTGCTGCGCAAGGTCACCGAGCCGGCGCTGCCGCCGCGCCACCTCGTCCCGACCGTGCCTGCTGATCTCGATCGGCTGTGCGTCCGGCTGATCGATCGCGATCCCGACCAGCGCCCGGGCGGTGAGGAGGTGCTGGCCGCGCTCGGACGGGCGCCCTCGGCGGCGACCCGGAAGTATGCAAGTCCCGCGACGCCCCGCGTGGGTCTGTGTCGCGATCTCGCCCGCTTCTGCGACCTGCTCCGCCAGGCGTTCGTCGACAGCCGCGACCACGCGGTCGTGTCGGTCGTGCTCGGCCCGGCCGGCTCCGGCAAGACCAGGCTGCTCGAGTCGTTCCTGGCCGAGGTCCGCGCGAGCCACGCGCCGCTGGTGGTGGGCGGTCGGGTCACGCCCGGCGACCGCACGCCGTTCCCGGTGCTCGACGCCGCCGTCGATCAGATCGGCAACTTCGTGCTCACCTTGCCCCCGCTCGAACTGGCGGCGGTCGTCGGCGACGTGCTGGAGATGCTGCCGATGTTCCCGGCGCTGGCGCGCTTGCCGCTGCTCGAGCGCCTGACGCCGCTGACCGCGACCGAGCTCGATCCCGACCAGCTCGAGCAGCGCGCGTTCACCGCGCTGGCGCGCCTGAGCGGGCGCCTGGCGGCCCACCGGCCGGTGATCGGCTGGGTCGACGACGCCCACGCGACGATCGGGCGCGGCTTCCAGATCCTCGACGCGCTGCTCGGTCCGGGCCACCACGTCCACCTGATCTACCTGCACCGCAGCGAGGTCACCGACACCCCGGTGCTGCGGGCGCTGCGCGACCTGCCCGACGGCGCCGACGTGCGCTGGCTCGAGCTGCCCGCCGCGCCCGCGTGAGCTCCGCGGCGGCGGCGCCGCCCGGGCACGTCAATTCCCGAAGCCGCCGGCCCAGGCGCCGGCCGAGACCGCCGCCGCCGACTGCGAGAACACCTGGAACGCCTTGCGGATCTCACCGGTGGTGTTGCCCGGCGTCAGGATCCACCGATCGACGATGCCCATGTCGCGGAACACCTTCTTGAAGTCGGTGGTGCCGTCGCTGATGCCCATCGCCGCGACGACGTGGTTCTCCTGCGCGACCATGTCGGCGACCAGCGCGCGCACCTCCTTGGCGGTGGCGCGCGTCGAGCCGTAGTCGCCGCCGTCGGTGATGAGCAAGGTCACGGTGCGCACCGGGACGCCAGCGGCGGCCAGCTCGGCGCTCTTGGCGATCACCGTGCCGAGCAGCACGATCGTCTGGTCGTAGAGCGGCGTCCCCAGGTGCGGATCGTAGTTGGCGGCGTCCATCGCGACCGCGTCGTCGAGGCCGACGTACGGGTACAGGATCGTGCCGTTGAGGTAGCGCGTGTGGACGAACACGTCGCCGGCCTGGCGCGAGCGCTTGAGCGCCTCGATCACCAGGTTGTGGCCGTCGCGCACCGCCGCGGTGTTGCCGGCGGCCGAGATCGACTGCGAGTCGTCGGGCATCATCGTCACCAGCACGACCTCGCTGGCGGCGACGTCGTCGACCGCGATGCCGAGCCCGGCCTGGATCTGCGCGCCCAGGTCGACCACGTCGAGCGCGGCGGCCGAGGCCGCGGACAGCGCGCCCTGCTTGCGGGCGTCGTCGAGGAGGCGCTGGGCGGTGCCCTTGGGCCGGTTGGTGTTGTCGTCGTCGTTGCGGTTGGACATGAGGAGCTCCTTCAGAGGTGAGCGGGGTGAACGGGCGGCGCGCCGGTCAGGCCAGGCCCGGCCACGCGGCCAGCGGGTCGGTCGAGCGCACCAGGTGCATGCCGGCGTCGGCGAAGCGCTGCAGCGCGTCGGTCGCGGCGCTGGTGAAGTCGACGGCGCAGCCGCCCTTGCCGTCGGGCACGGTCACCGCCGACATGCAGTCGGTGAGCAGGTAGACCTTGCGCGCGAGGGCCGGATCGATCGTCACGATCTCCGTCAGCAGGTCGTCGATCGTGCTCTTGACGCAGTGGCTGGCGGCCTGGCCGCCGATGACCACGGCGTCGGCGCCGAGCAGGGTCTTGACGAAGCTGGTGTTGCGCTGCGCCAGCGGCGCGCCGTCGAACCGCGCCAGCACCTCGGGCCGGAGCACCGAGTAGTTCTCGGTCAGCGGGTTGCCGCCCTTGACCTCGACCCACGACTGCGCGCCGCGGGCGAACGCGTGGAACAGCCGCGCGGCGTGGACCACGCCGGCCAGGGCGTGCCCGTCGGAGCCGAGCAGGCAGTGCGGCGGCCACAGGTACAGCTGGTACTTGCCGGCGCGCTCGAGCTCCTCGCAGTAGAACCGCACCTGCTTGGTCAGCCAGGCGTAGTTGCCGCCGCACAGCCACTTGGCCATCGCCGGGTTGGGCCGCACGTCGCCCTTGGCGAGATCGTCGGACGTGACCACGCGGTGCGCGGTCAGGGGCGCGTCGTCGCGGTCGAGCCAGAACGACGGCGAGAAGATCTGGAACGCGAAGTGGGTGTCCATGGTCGTGGTCACGTCGGTGATCGCGCCCAGGTTGCGGTAGACGAACTCGGCGATCCGGCGTGAGTCGTCGACGGCGCCGGTGCCGCTCTGGCCGGCGACGTAGAGCGAGCCCTCGGGGAAGCAGAAGTCCTTCTGCACGTCGATCAAGAGCAGGTGCACGCGGCGCTCGTCCGACGCGGCCGGGCGCAGCCCGTGGGCGCGGCGCCAGTCGGCGGCGGCGGTCGCGAGCGCGGTCTCGTCGGGGCGGTAGCCCCAGCGGCCGGCGTCGGCGGGCTGGTAGTGGGACGGCAGCGGCAAGGTCGGGACGGTGCGAGTGGCCATGACT
This is a stretch of genomic DNA from Myxococcales bacterium. It encodes these proteins:
- a CDS encoding VWA domain-containing protein, giving the protein MKFRRVLTAVLFVALAACGGTGDDTTNPPATDTDGDGISDADEGAATNIDTDGDGTPDYQDADSDGDGIEDYREGGDADPATAPVDSDGDGTPDFRDTDSDNNGRPDGVDGAGDLDGDGQADFQDPDDDGDGIPDGVELGSDPLNPVNTDGTDAPDFQDTDSDNDTILDRDDGVIDYDGDTIGNWRDTDSDGDCRSDQVESGGVSPPRDTDGDSRPDFNDLDSDDDGLLDSAEDLNCNGVRDGTETDAGNADTDGDGVSDLIEAAAGTDANDPLDNPQANGDFVFIEPYQAPQFPTDDDLDFSSRLQALDMYVIIDRSGSMSTEIAAVRNNLATAVRNLTCPPLGTGDPATCIPDLWAGAGTVGYSGSGANTYSNHVDLQPLPSFAAIPTTEPAGCCAEPLNFSVFAAITGNGTAAATGCGLSGVNPRATCAGSPAANAGYPTFGYPCFREGALPVILLATDEQPLSAGDTNKCPNWNTVVLPQMTSRSARLVGILGSGFAANTDVDLRAMATATGAVDAAAGNAPLVFDGAGANAATAIENGIRTLANGVPLDLAAGTSDDPSDAVDAVAAFVDHLETLQLGTAACANMLTDRDSNGDGFRDAYDNVRAGTPVCWKLFSKVNNAVPATDQPQLFKATVTVTGDGVTVLDTRDVYFLVPPEPQDPPIN
- a CDS encoding nicotinamidase → MATRTVPTLPLPSHYQPADAGRWGYRPDETALATAAADWRRAHGLRPAASDERRVHLLLIDVQKDFCFPEGSLYVAGQSGTGAVDDSRRIAEFVYRNLGAITDVTTTMDTHFAFQIFSPSFWLDRDDAPLTAHRVVTSDDLAKGDVRPNPAMAKWLCGGNYAWLTKQVRFYCEELERAGKYQLYLWPPHCLLGSDGHALAGVVHAARLFHAFARGAQSWVEVKGGNPLTENYSVLRPEVLARFDGAPLAQRNTSFVKTLLGADAVVIGGQAASHCVKSTIDDLLTEIVTIDPALARKVYLLTDCMSAVTVPDGKGGCAVDFTSAATDALQRFADAGMHLVRSTDPLAAWPGLA
- a CDS encoding serine/threonine-protein kinase PknK: MMADEERPARSRYEHRGHLGSGSFGTVDRVYDRSRGREVALKRLHGTDGAAIYRFKREFRSLVGLAHPNLVDLYELDCVDDEWLFTMELIDGVRFDQWVRPDPEAPLDRARALDAFGQLADAVLALHHLGKLHRDLKPSNVLVDVAGRVVLLDFGLVSDPDTPEPPATRPVGTAAYMSPEQGARMPLTPASDWYAVGVMLYEALTAQRPFHGRADEVLLRKVTEPALPPRHLVPTVPADLDRLCVRLIDRDPDQRPGGEEVLAALGRAPSAATRKYASPATPRVGLCRDLARFCDLLRQAFVDSRDHAVVSVVLGPAGSGKTRLLESFLAEVRASHAPLVVGGRVTPGDRTPFPVLDAAVDQIGNFVLTLPPLELAAVVGDVLEMLPMFPALARLPLLERLTPLTATELDPDQLEQRAFTALARLSGRLAAHRPVIGWVDDAHATIGRGFQILDALLGPGHHVHLIYLHRSEVTDTPVLRALRDLPDGADVRWLELPAAPA
- a CDS encoding lysophospholipid acyltransferase family protein, with the translated sequence MKAKDIATRLLRLAGWEIEGEVPRVAKCVALGVPHTSNWDGVLMIAMAVAGDIDMSFMIKDDWLRGPLGPLMRRLGAIGIDRTKANNVVQGMIDELRRRDRLWLVIPPEGTRGHTDYWKSGFYHIALGAGVPILPGYMDYKRKRMGIGAPIELTGDIGLDMDRIRAFYAAKAPTGHVPADFGPIRLRDEPTIN